A part of Oncorhynchus gorbuscha isolate QuinsamMale2020 ecotype Even-year linkage group LG09, OgorEven_v1.0, whole genome shotgun sequence genomic DNA contains:
- the rcc1 gene encoding regulator of chromosome condensation → MSAKKAPKRPKESKPEEVKDPKKVKVSHSSHGQEKGLVLVLGQGDVGQLGLGEDIMERKRPALVTLPEGVVQVAAGGMHTVCLSDTGYIYTFGCNDEGALGRETTEEGSEMVPGKVALDERVVQVSAGDSHTAALADDGTVYIWGSFRDNSGVIGLLEPMKKVTMPVKVPMKGPVMKIASGNDHLVMLTASGDLYTSGCGEQGQLGRVPELFANRGGRKGLLRLLIPQIVKVQSRGKVHFTDTFCGAYMTIAVSKEGHVYGFGLSNYHQLGTKLINTCFVPIKLTTFKNSTINWIGFSGGQHHTVCLDSAGKVYSLGRAEYGRLGLGQGAEEKSEPTPVEGLDEAQVVACGASVSYAVTKQGSVYAWGMGTNLQLGTGEEDDEWSPVEMTGKQLENRIVLMVASGGQHTVLLVKDKQES, encoded by the exons ATGTCTGCAAAGAAGGCTCCTAAGAGACCGAAGGAAAGTAAACCAGAGGAAGTAAAGGATCCTAAGAAAGTTAAAG TTTCCCACAGCAGCCATGGGCAGGAGAAGGGTCTGGTTCTAGTGCTGGGCCAAGGGGACGTAGGACAGCTGGGTCTGGGAGAGGACATCATGGAGAGGAAGAGGCCGGCCCTGGTGACCCTGCCTGAGGGTGTGGTGCAGGTGGCGGCGGGGGGCATGCACACAGTCTGTCTCAGTGACACTGGATAT ATCTACACGTTTGGCTGCAATGACGAGGGTGCTCTGGGTCGAGAGACTACAGAGGAGGGCTCCGAGATGGTGCCAGGAAAGGTGGCCCTGGACGAGAGGGTGGTTCAGGTGTCTGCTGGAGACAGTCACACAGCTGCACTCGCAGATGACGGCACAGTATACATCTGGGGCTCTTTCAGG GATAACAGCGGAGTCATTGGTCTACTAGAGCCTATGAAGAAGGTTACTATGCCTGTCAAGGTCCCCATGAAAGGGCCTGTGATGAAAATAGCATCAG GTAATGACCACTTGGTGATGCTGACCGCAAGCGGTGACCTCTACACATCAGGCTGCGGAGAGCAGGGGCAGCTGGGAAGGGTGCCAGAGCTCTTTGCCAACCGAGGGGGCAGGAAAGGGTTGT TGCggttgctgatacctcagattGTGAAGGTCCAGTCTAGAGGCAAAGTTCACTTCACAGATACCTTCTGTGGGGCTTATATGACCATTGCTGTGTCAAAAGAAGGCCACGTCTACGGATTTGGACTGTCAAACTACCATCAGCTTG GGACCAAACTCATCAACACATGCTTCGTTCCAATAAAACTTACCACCTTCAAAAACTCCACCATTAACTGGATTGGCTTCTCAGGGggacagcaccacacagtctgccTCGACTCTGCCG GGAAGGTGTACAGCCTGGGCCGGGCGGAGTATGGGCGTCTGGGTCTGGGCCAGGGGGCAGAGGAGAAGAGCGAGCCCACGCCTGTGGAAGGACTGGATGAAGCCCAGGTGGTGGCATGTGGGGCATCGGTCAGCTACGCTGTCACCAAACAAG GGTCTGTGTATGCCTGGGGTATGGGCACTAACCTCCAGCTTGGCACGGGTGAGGAGGATGATGAATGGAGCCCTGTAGAGATGACGGGCAAGCAGCTGGAGAACCGCATAGTACTGATGGTCGCCAGCGGCGGGCAGCACACAGTCCTGCTGGTCAAAGACAAGCAGGAGAGTTGA